A genomic window from Acidobacteriota bacterium includes:
- a CDS encoding restriction endonuclease, producing MDHAFTKTIKEILAKNLGDDAEAIFDVSEILKYINIKTKSATRGSKSRGSFANLYAIYVLVEDYLANGFDKSDKYSDYEGAVFTALLKRQRELPFGQKLQNHALNHRLNEEFKKYFPTSETIPILRTSNRYWFNENMLKVEANGNEYNLAQSIIEIIDAYIGAKKDAFDQFIEFCEQAQKLDEEGAAKFITDLLKPTVDARIFEIVSYSILKYYYHNQTIFWGYDLENIQEDNLKLYKTGRTNANDGGIDFVMKPLGRFFQVTETVDVKKYFLDIDKIERFPITFVVKSLDSVDDLRNAIKEQAEKQFSIKAIVQKYMDCIEEIINVPVLLERFREAVGNGFSRDILNEIIKQSKVEFNYDEGFEGEIAEAEAEAEAEAVIAPPLPLE from the coding sequence GTGGATCACGCATTTACCAAAACAATTAAAGAAATTCTGGCTAAGAATCTTGGCGACGATGCAGAAGCTATATTTGATGTCAGTGAGATTCTGAAATATATCAATATCAAAACCAAGTCAGCTACAAGAGGTTCAAAGTCGCGTGGAAGTTTCGCCAATCTTTATGCGATTTACGTTTTAGTTGAAGACTATTTAGCTAATGGATTTGATAAGTCCGACAAGTATTCAGACTATGAAGGCGCAGTGTTCACAGCTCTATTGAAAAGACAACGAGAATTGCCCTTTGGTCAGAAGCTCCAAAATCACGCATTAAACCATCGTCTCAATGAAGAGTTTAAAAAGTATTTCCCCACCAGTGAGACAATACCTATTCTCCGAACAAGTAACAGGTATTGGTTCAACGAAAATATGCTCAAGGTTGAGGCTAACGGCAACGAATATAATCTAGCGCAATCTATCATCGAAATAATTGATGCCTATATAGGGGCTAAAAAGGATGCCTTTGACCAATTCATAGAATTCTGTGAGCAAGCCCAAAAGCTGGATGAGGAAGGCGCAGCCAAGTTCATTACTGATCTACTAAAACCTACCGTTGATGCCCGTATTTTCGAGATAGTCAGCTACAGCATTTTGAAATACTACTATCACAATCAAACTATCTTTTGGGGCTATGACCTAGAGAATATTCAAGAGGATAACCTCAAGCTGTATAAAACAGGCCGAACTAACGCCAATGACGGCGGTATTGATTTTGTAATGAAACCGCTCGGTAGGTTCTTCCAAGTAACCGAGACTGTAGACGTAAAGAAATATTTTTTGGACATTGATAAAATCGAACGGTTCCCCATTACTTTTGTTGTTAAATCCTTAGACTCCGTAGATGACCTCCGCAATGCGATAAAGGAACAGGCTGAAAAGCAATTTTCAATCAAGGCTATTGTTCAAAAGTATATGGACTGTATCGAAGAGATTATAAACGTCCCTGTATTACTTGAAAGATTTAGGGAAGCTGTTGGTAACGGATTTTCAAGGGACATCCTTAACGAGATTATCAAACAAAGCAAAGTCGAGTTTAACTACGATGAGGGCTTTGAAGGAGAGATAGCCGAGGCAGAGGCCGAAGCAGAAGCGGAGGCAGTTATTGCCCCTCCTCTCCCTCTTGAATAA
- the yhdJ gene encoding adenine-specific DNA-methyltransferase, with protein MKRFGDDRHTIFWGDALKVLLKIPNASIDLIFADPPYNIGKNFNGTKDKWESDDAYVKWCYKWISLCIKKLKPNGSFYLMSSTQNMPYLDIYVRKRLTILSRLVWYYDSSGVQAKKYYGSLYEPILFCVKDKANYTFNANDILVEAKTGAVRKLIDYRKPVPTEYNSQKVPGNVWEMPRVRYRMDEYEDHPTQKPIALLERIIKASTNENDLILDPFSGTFTTSYVAKELSRRSIGIETQEEYVKIGLRRLEIASDYKGQPLIRPARTFERKAHAQGALFAEE; from the coding sequence ATGAAGCGGTTTGGTGACGACAGACATACAATATTTTGGGGTGATGCCTTGAAGGTACTACTCAAGATTCCTAATGCTTCTATTGACCTGATCTTTGCTGATCCTCCATACAACATAGGTAAAAACTTCAATGGCACTAAAGACAAATGGGAATCTGACGACGCATATGTCAAATGGTGTTACAAGTGGATTAGTCTTTGTATCAAGAAGCTCAAGCCCAATGGCAGTTTCTATCTAATGTCTTCGACACAGAATATGCCATACCTTGATATATACGTTCGGAAGCGTCTCACTATTCTCTCACGCCTTGTTTGGTACTATGACAGTTCTGGTGTGCAAGCTAAGAAATACTACGGCTCATTGTACGAGCCGATTTTATTTTGTGTTAAGGATAAAGCTAACTACACATTCAACGCCAATGACATTTTGGTTGAGGCGAAGACCGGAGCAGTCCGAAAACTAATTGACTATCGAAAGCCAGTACCAACCGAGTACAACTCACAGAAAGTTCCAGGCAACGTCTGGGAAATGCCCAGAGTCCGTTATCGAATGGACGAGTATGAAGACCACCCGACACAAAAGCCTATAGCCCTACTCGAAAGAATCATTAAAGCCAGTACCAACGAAAATGACCTTATACTTGACCCGTTTTCTGGAACATTCACCACTTCCTATGTCGCTAAGGAGTTAAGTCGAAGGTCAATCGGCATAGAGACTCAAGAAGAATATGTGAAAATTGGATTGCGTAGATTAGAGATTGCATCTGATTATAAGGGTCAACCTCTTATAAGACCGGCGCGGACATTTGAGCGCAAAGCCCATGCACAAGGGGCTTTGTTTGCCGAGGAGTAA
- a CDS encoding DUF2958 domain-containing protein, whose translation MSEEYSFFPDEVKNSLPKLYSQEQVKDPIVYAKWFCPWNQWTWFATEGEQQEDQFICFGYVIGHEREWGYFSITELESITGPFGLKIERNIYFTPRPKSKVSEIK comes from the coding sequence ATGAGTGAAGAGTATTCTTTCTTTCCAGACGAAGTAAAAAACTCTCTTCCCAAGCTCTACTCTCAAGAGCAAGTCAAAGACCCTATCGTTTATGCGAAGTGGTTTTGTCCCTGGAATCAGTGGACGTGGTTTGCAACCGAGGGTGAGCAACAGGAAGACCAGTTTATTTGCTTCGGTTATGTCATCGGACATGAACGGGAATGGGGATATTTCTCGATTACCGAGCTTGAATCCATCACAGGACCGTTTGGCCTCAAAATCGAACGGAACATCTACTTCACACCTAGACCGAAATCGAAAGTTTCGGAAATCAAGTAA
- a CDS encoding peptidoglycan DD-metalloendopeptidase family protein, protein MPKDIIGTNNGQQFFVGQDTPSVAPPPVSTPTTPTSPVRRYTAPAPSPAPSLPVAPTVAKPKLQTVDENAIREETRKRMQGTIDAINANYANLISQEQVAGQDRSGQTRSIVSRSGLMGSDFGQAQQEKTTQFNQQQVKYLEEEKQAKVNAVLLNIEDRASEAIKERKAEAQGQYERDMDAFTQAQEQARGDLKTLASSGVDLKQLNPAQRAALAKQAGYEDNDMFDLVYNAMKKKSEQIDYKFEKLADGKGLFYGIDPITGELVTKNVEMDIPDDMDLTIAPDGTPILFNRTKGIAQIAPGFGQGEFLKPEETDPTYGGLTKEQRTELQRVQGNVRQDPDIKDFIITRDGYERVQTGANQNNAQGDLALLFGFMKMLDPNSVVRETEFANAEQAQGTLQRWFNIPDKFIKGTRLTEEGRRYFADAAKDLYSRKEMSYQRAVDFYGNQLDQFGIPREMGLRDFGTTFEDEPVSLTPLNGNDPRRFTNPLVNKYPYLEVASFVQQYPDATEAEIQELIGNSPGNFTKGGSTPYLKTLGAITGLDGSKYWKWGLDVDVKKGDPVKAPVSGTVIYAGANGGFGNQVKIRTDDGKEIWLSHFDALKVKKGQRVNAGQVIALGGNSGKVYSNGGDGSHVDITMPKGNGSYYTAREVKSFLDKSYV, encoded by the coding sequence ATGCCAAAAGACATTATAGGAACAAACAACGGCCAGCAATTCTTTGTTGGCCAAGATACCCCGTCAGTAGCTCCACCTCCTGTATCTACTCCCACAACTCCAACTTCTCCGGTAAGAAGGTATACTGCGCCCGCGCCAAGCCCAGCACCATCTTTACCTGTGGCTCCTACTGTGGCTAAACCAAAATTGCAGACGGTAGATGAGAATGCCATCCGCGAAGAAACCCGAAAGCGGATGCAAGGCACGATTGATGCGATAAATGCCAACTACGCCAACCTTATCAGTCAGGAGCAGGTAGCGGGACAAGACCGATCAGGTCAAACAAGGTCCATTGTCTCACGCTCCGGGCTTATGGGTTCTGATTTTGGTCAAGCCCAGCAGGAAAAGACCACTCAATTTAACCAACAGCAGGTCAAGTACCTCGAAGAAGAAAAACAGGCAAAGGTTAATGCCGTACTTTTGAACATCGAAGACCGCGCATCTGAGGCCATCAAAGAAAGGAAGGCAGAAGCCCAAGGACAGTACGAACGGGATATGGATGCGTTTACACAGGCACAAGAACAAGCCAGGGGTGACTTAAAAACCCTTGCTAGTAGCGGCGTGGATTTGAAGCAACTCAATCCGGCTCAAAGAGCAGCCCTCGCCAAACAAGCTGGCTATGAAGACAACGATATGTTCGACCTTGTTTATAACGCAATGAAAAAGAAGTCTGAACAGATTGATTATAAATTTGAAAAGCTTGCAGATGGGAAAGGGCTGTTCTACGGCATTGACCCTATCACAGGAGAGCTTGTAACAAAGAATGTGGAAATGGACATACCCGATGATATGGATTTGACTATCGCTCCTGATGGAACCCCAATTCTATTTAACAGGACTAAAGGGATTGCTCAAATTGCCCCCGGATTCGGTCAGGGAGAATTCTTAAAGCCCGAAGAAACCGACCCAACATACGGCGGACTTACCAAAGAACAGCGCACCGAGCTACAACGAGTCCAGGGTAATGTCAGACAAGACCCAGACATTAAGGACTTTATTATTACCAGAGACGGCTACGAGCGGGTACAGACCGGAGCAAACCAGAATAACGCTCAAGGCGACTTGGCTTTGCTTTTCGGCTTTATGAAGATGCTTGATCCGAATTCCGTTGTTCGTGAAACCGAATTTGCTAACGCCGAGCAAGCACAGGGAACATTGCAACGATGGTTCAATATTCCAGATAAATTCATCAAAGGTACTCGATTGACCGAAGAAGGCAGGCGCTACTTTGCAGATGCCGCTAAGGACCTCTATTCCCGAAAAGAAATGAGCTACCAGAGAGCAGTAGATTTCTACGGAAACCAGCTCGATCAGTTTGGTATCCCTAGAGAAATGGGCCTTCGTGATTTTGGTACTACCTTTGAAGATGAGCCGGTATCACTGACTCCATTAAACGGCAATGACCCACGGCGCTTTACGAATCCGCTTGTAAATAAATATCCATACCTCGAAGTAGCAAGCTTCGTTCAACAATACCCGGACGCGACCGAAGCGGAGATACAAGAGCTAATAGGAAACTCGCCGGGAAATTTTACTAAGGGTGGTAGCACACCTTACCTGAAGACCCTAGGTGCTATCACCGGATTAGATGGAAGTAAGTACTGGAAGTGGGGTCTGGACGTAGATGTGAAGAAAGGCGATCCGGTGAAAGCCCCGGTATCAGGAACAGTTATTTACGCAGGTGCTAACGGCGGCTTCGGCAACCAAGTGAAGATTAGGACTGATGACGGAAAGGAAATTTGGCTATCACACTTCGACGCATTAAAAGTTAAGAAAGGCCAGAGAGTAAACGCAGGACAGGTAATAGCTCTTGGTGGTAACTCTGGAAAGGTATACTCAAACGGCGGTGACGGTTCCCACGTTGATATAACAATGCCTAAAGGAAACGGTTCTTATTACACAGCTAGAGAAGTCAAATCATTCTTAGATAAATCATATGTCTAA
- a CDS encoding LamG domain-containing protein translates to MMTLPITPSTTSFSVAFWYKPVSVVASARVIDWGDAGPSGGFTLNQGSRQRLSFQVFNGASQDVGLDKENTLLDVPIHVVATYEQNSAKLYINGVLVGTDTAITMTAPTQTLTIGRRATGATNFAAFQMGELLFYNNKVLTLEEVVGLYSTGKVPSSPTGKYLFQGDVTDSSGNGNNGTLTGGTYETAPMNRIAPVGSNKALNFALDTTKVVTVADTALLRPEATHTFTWAGWIYLFNTNENVLPRICGKNPHFFCFMGDQTNGMRNRLALEVERSAGGTVEYWGSTRLQAHRWYHVAVTFNDGTTQIYVNGEADIMSTINVSDPYANPISSTVGADFLIGNRNTGSRNVPGLIKDFRAHNVVLTQDEIKQLVRGAAITRGLVGKWNIDEGTGSTAADSSGNGYNGTITAATWESLTNTRTQAGARTAAGARTAVS, encoded by the coding sequence TTGATGACCTTGCCAATTACCCCCTCGACAACTTCGTTTTCGGTCGCCTTTTGGTATAAGCCGGTTTCCGTAGTTGCGAGCGCCCGCGTCATTGACTGGGGCGATGCCGGGCCATCAGGCGGGTTTACCTTAAACCAGGGTTCCCGGCAGCGATTGAGCTTCCAGGTATTTAACGGTGCATCACAAGACGTTGGTTTGGATAAAGAAAATACTCTCTTAGATGTTCCAATCCATGTTGTTGCCACCTATGAACAGAACAGCGCCAAGCTCTATATCAATGGAGTGTTGGTGGGTACTGATACCGCAATCACCATGACCGCACCGACGCAGACTCTAACCATAGGACGCAGGGCTACAGGAGCTACTAACTTCGCCGCCTTCCAGATGGGCGAGCTATTGTTCTATAACAACAAGGTACTAACGCTTGAAGAAGTCGTTGGTCTCTACAGTACCGGCAAGGTTCCCTCAAGTCCTACAGGCAAATACCTGTTCCAAGGTGACGTTACCGACTCTTCGGGAAATGGCAATAATGGCACACTGACCGGAGGAACCTATGAAACTGCTCCGATGAATCGGATTGCTCCGGTCGGCAGTAACAAGGCGCTCAATTTCGCCCTCGATACGACCAAGGTGGTGACTGTCGCTGATACTGCCCTTCTCAGGCCCGAAGCAACCCACACCTTCACTTGGGCCGGATGGATTTATCTCTTTAACACGAATGAAAACGTGCTGCCGCGAATCTGCGGTAAAAACCCGCACTTCTTCTGTTTTATGGGCGATCAGACCAACGGTATGAGAAACCGGCTGGCTTTGGAAGTTGAACGCAGTGCCGGGGGGACTGTTGAGTATTGGGGATCAACACGCTTGCAAGCTCACAGGTGGTATCACGTCGCAGTCACCTTCAATGATGGCACCACTCAGATTTATGTGAATGGTGAAGCCGATATTATGTCCACTATCAATGTCAGTGACCCTTATGCTAACCCTATCAGTTCTACCGTTGGCGCAGATTTCCTGATAGGCAATCGAAATACTGGCAGCCGCAATGTACCAGGGCTTATCAAGGATTTTCGCGCACATAATGTTGTGCTCACTCAGGATGAGATTAAGCAACTTGTCCGTGGAGCCGCTATCACGCGAGGGCTGGTAGGTAAATGGAATATAGATGAGGGAACCGGCTCTACCGCCGCTGATTCATCCGGCAACGGCTATAACGGAACTATTACCGCCGCAACGTGGGAGAGTTTGACCAACACCCGCACGCAAGCAGGCGCTAGAACTGCCGCAGGAGCCAGAACAGCAGTAAGTTAA